DNA from Malus sylvestris chromosome 11, drMalSylv7.2, whole genome shotgun sequence:
GGTTGGATATCTGCTAGCTTTGGCCTGACGGATTTGTATTTCAAATGCACCTAAAGACTTCATGATGGAATATACGAATCTGAACAACAATAGGGACTCTGCATGCTAATCCTATTTTATTCCCACTATGACTTATATTTATCCCATCAGAAATTTTCTTATCTCATCAGAGCCTAGCCTTATCCCATCCAAAGCCATCACTTCAAAGTCAGACTCCTAATGCAACTATAAACCTTTTTTCTTCCACCATGCATGTCCATATGCATGCAACTTCATTAATCCcatttaattataatatttatcatCCTGCCAAAATATTTGATGACTATAATTCTTCCATATCTGTCAAGATATTTGAACTCCTCCGTCCATATCCATTTGTGTTCTTTCTTGACCAATTTGCTTTGACCATAcaggataataaaataatattcaaCGGCCTCGATTACTCAGGCCGATTGTGTAAATTCGGGCCCAAACAGTATTTCATGTTCATATGtaattagagatatttttagtttgaattggagAAGGGGATTATGATGAGTTtggcttgatttttttttctcacaaagGCTAAGTGGCGTTTTGGCAACCATTAGGGAATAAAGAGGAGGAGTTAGTCATTACTATAGATAGGTTGAGGTGGGATTCTATATCTTATAAAGTATGGATGTGGCCTTTGGGTATTTGTTCACTTTGCatgataatttttgtttataactAACTTAACACATGTTGCTTTGTTATATGAACACATCCTATTGTCAATGATTAACTTCACATTTGGTGTGTTTCTATTGGAACACATAGTAGGGCTAATGATTAGCTTaacatttgttttctttctattgGACCACATATCATGGTTGATAATTGGTGATGATTCATCCCCCTAATTGTTTGGACGTGGCCTTTGGGTGCAAGGAACATCTTGCATGATATTCATTAGTTCATGATTAATCTAACACTTGTTGTTTTTCCATTGGAACACATATCATTCTTAATGATTAGAACAACATTTGTTGCCTTGTGATTGGAACACATTTTATGTCTAATGATTGGCAACACACTTGGTTTCTTTCTATTGGCACACTTGAGAGATTTTTTGGAGAGGTGGGATTCATAATCCTTAGACTTTGAACGTGGCTTTTGAGTATTTGTCCACATGCATGAGAATGATTGCTTCTAATTACAAGATGTCCAAGTGTTGCAAAACAAAGTGAAACGTGTCCTTAAGGCTTAATGGAGGATTCCATTTCTTCATCCATAAAAGGCAGAGGGAAGAAAGAACACGGAAGAAGAGAACACACACCAGCAAGAACTTATTAACAACAAGAAAAATCTCTCCTTCTCAAACCACTCTTCCCACCATCCTTTTCTTTTACCTTATGTAAAGGTTCTAGGCCATCTTCAATGTATTTTGTAAATCTCTCTTACATAGTGAAAACATAAATGCATATGCAACCCTAGTGGACATAACCAAATTggtgaaccacttaaatctCCGTGTCCCTTTGTCTAATTGCAATAAATTTGAGTTGAGCAAACCATTTAGACACTGAGTTATTAAATAGAAACATTTAAGGGCTGAAGTTTGCcttgaatataaaataatgaaccttGTGTATGTTAGGCATAGGGTGCAGGGCTTGAGTATACAAATtggttaattataaaataatgaaatcttgtATAAGTCAGGCACCGGGGGAAGGGCTTGAATATACAATTGGGCGTCGGGGAAAGTGCCTATATAATCAAGTGGAAATTGAGagtttaattacaaaaattgggGTTAAGGGATGAACGAGAGTTAACTCATATTCTAAGGTATCCGGAGCCAAGTggtaaaaacatggtatgagaCGTGCAGACTTGGGTGCCTTAAATATGTGTTGACAGGATTAGAAGGGAGTGAGTACATTCATGCATCTCATTGCATACATTTTATGTATTTGCAAGAGCTACTCATTTCAATTTAGTTGGTACTATTGTTATGAATTAATTTAGTTGGTACTATTGTTATGAATTAATTTtgtatactaatattttatttccgCTGCGTACTCAATAAATTATATGTAGTAAACTCAAACTTTTATTCTGAAAGATTTGTATACAGTGTAATcgttgtaatttaatttaattttccgCCATATCTTGGTtgtataatttatttctatagctaAAATATGGCTCACACCCTAACTCGTGGATAATCTTTATTCACGGGTCGGAGCGTGacatatttacactaaggggtggGGAGCATGATCTCACAGTGGGCTTGCCATAATAATTCAACTTGAATTCGCCTGCGGTGAGAATTGAACATAAAACTTCTCACatccaagtgaagaagaatacttcTAGGCTGTAGTACTAAGTGTCATTGGTCCAAGgcttttaaatcaaataggtGCTACTTAGTACCacgatctagtgatattccttttcacttgtaagtgaaaggtcttaagttcaattatcgccaaaggcgaatttgaaccacattattgctagccattgtgaggctaagcccatcccgcatccccttagtgtagataatattatttgttaaaaaaaaaaatcaaataggtTTACCTATAGTCGCTTTAGAAAGCAGTCTCCTCCACAGCACCCTAAGTATGGCAGACTCCGAGTGTTTTTTActgttaaatttttatttaaaaatacaaaaactaaGATCTAATTGTTAAAACACACGAAACATTTCGTACTCTACAACACTCTAGAATTTTTGTTCGGTAGATAAAAAtggaggaaaactaatgaaatgagtttgaaaactttgagttttaatgaaaagaacaaaataaagggtaaaatgaatagtaccataattgatttatttagtgtaaaaatgtgatttttcgttaaaatgaacagtaccaaaaACTTTTCGTTAATGTTTTCTAAAAATGGCATAAAAGATTTTGACTTAATCCTAACAATGGCCGCTAAAAGTGTCCGCTAGGTATACTTTGGTCCCGTAACTCGAATAATGTCTCGGAGTCCTTGAAACCGCCTCGTGTCATGGTGTAAAACCTTTTCGACTGGCAATGTACTTATTTGAGCCATAAAAGGGAAGAAGCTAAATCATCATACATTCAACTAATCATCCATCcgatacaaaaaaaattatccagAAACTGTTCCTAAACTAGAGCAAACGAAAGTAACAACAAAAGATGAACGAGATTTTAAGAGAGAGAGGGCCGTAGGTAAATAATCAAGAAATTGACATAAGACGGAAGCTGTGACATTTCTTTGACTCCAAAACTAAAAGCCAACCCCAAAAAACTCAAGCAATACCATACAGTAAAAACTTAAAGACAAATTCCTTGTGTTGACAGGTACAAATCTTGAAACTCCAGGGGCAGCAAAATGAGAAGACGACGCCCTTCAGCTTGACCTATCACTCTCACGATTAGGCAGAACAGCAACTATCTTTCTTAACAGCAGAAACGTCATCCTTGTTTCCGACATTTATGGTCTGTCCCTTGGGCAATGCTGCAGGATCATCTCCGACCTCTAGTGCTTTCCGGCAGACTACATGGTATATCTGTGTTAGGACTTCAGTGAAAGCATTTTCAACGTTCATAGACTCGAGTGCTGATGTCTCCATAAAGAAGGTGTTTTCTCTCTCAGCAAAAGCCTTAGCATCCTCAACAGAAACAGCACGCAGGTGACGCAGGTCAGCTTTGTTACCCACGAGCATTATCACAATGTTGGAGTCTGTGTGATCCCGTAGCTCCTTCAACCATCTCTCAACATTCTCAAATGTCACATGCCGGGTGACATCATAGACAAGCAAAGCGCCAACAGCTCCTCGGTAGTATGCACTTGTAATTGCACGGTaccttcaacaaaagaaaaaattactcaaaacttaaaattcGGGCAATCATCATTCACAAATGACAACCGCAACCACATCAAAACAACAAATTATTAAATGCCCTGAAAGCTATTATCTCAAATCTTCTAGTCTGCTACCGAAAAGGTTCACCAACACAAACTAAAGACTACATCTGCTCGGTAGAAGGAAAGCAACGAATATTCAGTACCAATCCTATTTCCGAAAAACACACTATTCAACACATAAAGCCACATTAGTAGAATCCCTTGTTGGATTTACATCTGACGGTACAGGAGACATCTTCACTTACCAGATGACCTACTTATAATGTTCAAAAGTTTATCCTTCTGCAATGAACCAAGCAGAAAGAACTAAACATGTACTTTTTCGATGCTCAATTCTTTGAGATTATAGCTTACAATTTCGTAATTTTGTAATTTGATAATTCTATTATTCAATACAAGAGAACATGTTCAAATTCAGAAGTGATCTTACATTGGTGTCAGATTCTGTTCAGCATTCAAACAATAAaccgaaaacaaaaataaaaacccaattaGTAGCAGATCTCGATTCGTATGGCGAACGAAAACTCTAAACAGTCCCTTCAATTTTCCCACATTTTCTCAGCACCCAATTACCCCTTTTCCCACATTTTCTCAGCATCCAATCACCCATTTACCCAAATcccataacaaaaaataaaaaataaaaaaaaggcaaaCAGATTGAAATTATCGAAATGTGAATTGGGCGAGAAAGTTAAAAACCTTTCTTGGCCAGCGGTATCCCAAATCTGGGCCTTGACGATCTTCTCATCAACGTGGATACTCCGAGTGGCGAACTCGACGCCGATCGTCGACTTCGACTCGAGGCTGAACTCGTTGCGCGTGAATCTCGACAAAAGGTTGGATTTTCCGACGCCGGAGTCGCCAATCAACACCACCTTGAACAGATAATCATAGTCGTCATCCGCCCTGTACGCCATGGCTGCCCTCCTCCCTCACAAATCCAAATTCGACTCGGCGGTTGGGTTTGGTTGGGTTCTGGTTTCCGGGTCGGATCCGAATTGGGTCGCCGGATTTATTCAATTGGAAGAGCGACTCGGACTCGGAGGCATGGAACGAAGGGAGGGAGGATTGTGTGAAAACGGAAGGACGGCAAATTTGAGATTTTCTGCTGCTGATAaaaaatgatatgatatttGAAGAGGTGTATCACCTTGTGCCATGTGGGCCCACCCCAGATTTAAGGCCCTTGTTTTTCACTCCTGGGCCTGAAGGGTTAATAGTTATTTTCTTAGAGGAATCTTCGTACACTCAAATTTCATTAACCACTCGTAAACCGATACGTAGAAAAAACTTATTCGTTTTAAGATGAGGTTTCAAATTTTAAGTCGAATGTCACACAATCAAATTTAAAAGTATGAAGAACCTTCAACCGACAACGTGGACTGATGACATATGAATGAATTTTCTGCTGCCAAAATTAACATATGAGAAAAGTGCtgccaattttttttataattatcttATTGGGTGAGTCCtacaaatatcatttataaGATAAATAATAAATAGATTAGAGGAAGAGAAAATTTGACACTTGTCACATTAGctattaaattaacatttgatatttattttttgacacattagagatggtcttagtgatttcttaaagaaaaaaaattatttattttacggCAATAAAATTTAGAGGGAAAATTTGGAGAGAGTTGGAGATTTCGCTGTAGATGGTGTGATTCAGAGTTTTCTTACTTTGTGGATGCTTCTGCCTGtttagagaaagaaaaaacGAGGGGGTTGCATGTTCTTGCAAACCAACATTCAAAACTCACTTAGAATATATTCAAACTTTGAATAGAGAAGTAGATGAGCTTGTGGAGACAAAACttggttttaaaaattaaaaaaaaaaaaaaaatctttttggTGCCTTACATCTCAAGCAATCAAAATCAAGATATACCTtgggtttgtttgtttgtttttttttatttttttggagatGAAAATAACAATTACAAAGAAAAGACTTGTGGCGAGAAGAGCTAGCAAAATCCCATAATGGAATTTTAGAATTACGCTTTTTTGTTGAAGCATTTAACTCCAAGATTCCATGATAAGGGGCCTAGTGGTAATCTATGCCCAATTATACAAGAATAGAACAttttattaattgtaatataatagGAATGAGTGACTTGTCATCCAAGAaattacaattttaataagaaagaCTTGTCCTTCAAGAAATTACAATTCTCTCTATGCTTGTGCTCATTATTATAGTGATGGTGTAAATCCTAGTTATTAGATTGAGTTTTAGATTACTCCTTATTATAGTGATTCTTTACTACTAGAATTGTAATTACTTGGAGGATAAGTTATTCCTTCCTCTTAGATTACTATTAATAAAAAAGAGTAATGCttggaagactaaatttgtaaacaaaattttgtaaactatattacatgaaagttgatggttggattattacttaagtgttgataaacgtgctcattcatATTAGTgaccacatcatttagtttgtaattttttgtctataaatttagtttTCCTAGTATTACCCTTAGTAAAAATACTGGTATGTAAGAATCACACAATCTTAAACATTCTACAATTTCTCTCCACGCTCTCACTTGCCGCACCCTCTCTCAACCCTTTAGATAAATGGCCTCAACACATATCACAACGTTATGGTAAATGTTCTATTCTTGTATAATTGGCACAGATACACCAATTAAATGAATGGTTGGATCATGTGGAGTAAAAGATCCAATggccaaaaataaaagaagaagaaagcaaacaaaaacaagaagaagaaagcctAAACCACACCCCTGATTATACATAAATAAAATCCAACAGCTTAGAAAATTTTGCCAACTTAAAACATGAAACCTGTTTGAAATCCATGACCCGTTTTATGAAGAACCCttttgattttatattttttccaCGAATTCGTGGCTCCTCATTCTAATCCTCCCTAACTCTACATCGTCATCTTGTTAGACAATGGCAAAGTGTTGCAAAAATTAATAGTGTTGTGAGAACATTGTCCCgattggattaaagttaaagaATCATtgtcacaattttttttcaatgcaCTATAAATTACGTGCCAAAAAAACAAAGACTGCAGTATATATTATACCGCTGGTGAAAATTAGGCAACATACATATAACGTTTAGCAAACATATGAGAATAAAATCACTTCCAAGTCGAAATAGTTAGGAGAAAAAAGTAAGCAAAATAAGGCCGTTAAGGTCTGCCATGCATCCTGGCCACTCTATAGTACACCGTGACCCTCCTCTATACAAATTATACAGCGGCGGGGCTTTCTAACTAAATCTGCAACCatactaaaaaataaataaaaaaactagttACTTCAATAAATTACACTTATTGTAggtataatttactgaacaattatagaggctatagagagagaaagatgcgGCAATATTAGAGAGAAGAgatagatgtgtaattgtgaggtgtatgTTATTCCAcgtcattgtgcctttatttatagtagtagtaggtgtggatgcaaatttcttcctccttgatcttggacaattttgcacctacaaaacaattaacacctaaggttaaggccaagagcctcacgcgcccacgatgaatggggggggctttggccgaaaaacctccgatgccaaagttagaatttagagagaaagagtatttagagaattttgggatttttgccaaagtgttgaattggctttttggtgagaaatgagagtatatttatagggataggaggtggctagtgttttttgggtttgatttaggtttaattagccaatttatttggctattaaacataaaatgaatgttttggtggttttttgtataattggctaatcaatgtcacaaaaaaggaaaattatggtgaaaaaagaaggaaatggcCGGCTCCCTTTGGAGAAGGGATAACCGGCCTTTAGGGTGATTTTTGGGCTTAATTTGGTGATGTaattagcctttaatatattgattatattaattggttgaggatgttatggaatgtttgaaataaatggctaattgaatacggaaaaaatgaggtaaaaacatatatggaatgaaataggttttgaattgttacccattttgggtactcctgacttggttgatggatgattctccactgctcgcgtgtaggaaacccggtatgcctcgagggtatttttgtcctcttttgtccaaaagtccacgtgtcgcctagtgaatatttttggctccacaaatgcccccacacttgttgggctgctcgcagaaaagggcagcaggtgtagagatcttcttgctttaggaaacttaagactgcttcctattttgatgctgattctctctttaataggaaattagatccttctaggaaaaggaaataaatttctctcaaagcctatttaagtccaccttaagtgggttattaaatcaactttggagagcgatttattctaccctacaagagagagatagcttagaggatatttgttccccctcctctagcaatcttctacatcttgcccgtgcaaaggatcgtctttcgttgctttcttcgtcttcttcgtgccgcaccaatgtacgaaaaatttaatttttcttgccttattcttggatagtgctattgcggggtaGCCATCGGGGTGGTGCAGCACGTCGGATGGCAGGGGCTAGGAGCTGGCTCGGCATGAGTTGAGGAGATatcgtggcagggaccactgcttgggtagattggcttggcttgagctaagggcagcttgtgcagctggggtcgaggattgtggcgctgaggcgcagtgctaggcgagccgcatggctcatgtcctttgggctcttggacctgactcgggccaggctggcgattgagagaaacAAGGAGATTGTGGGTCTTATGgactgctggaatgttgggcatgcaggcctcctgcctgctggaatgctgggttgagctcccctgctgagtaccatgaatgtcgttggctgcttagtcctctttgctgaaagaaatgtgggctgctccagaaagaggaggtaaagaggatcaaggtggatgcattggctcgtctgatcgctgtcgtggagcttaTTATGAATGAatatggaaagaagagatcttccccgcctgctcatgagatgccagttaagaaaaaactgaagacttcttctgctgctcatgagggtccgcttgctaccgagaggtatgtgattgacatgacttcttccaatgggaagaaaaataaggctgctagatctgagcatgtggtgtcttccatgttgagaatggctagtacaattgtggataagattgctcagcgtaaaggttttatcatgccctcaatgccgaagtctgtaccaggacgttctttgggagccaagtccgattcacctttgtagagactttctattatgaagagtggtaaggtggactctgctgctaaagtggcgccaaagcttgctccctttgctgctgagattgattcgcctcagattcaagatcttaagcttgcaatttctgagcttcgttttgctgcttatgctaagaagggagtggatgagcttctctatttctccagaagacttgcttgcttttatttttaaggcttccattggtgaagtagttggagaagttagtgcccagactggggcagccgggggtgaagcgccggatgatgccgctgctaagagggTTACgactgttgaaggtgtggcgatcgagtagtcgtgggatgtccaagctgctgtagtgtagtattttaggtagcctttaggattttctttgtttttccttgtagctcttgttttgcttgaactccttcggcctttgctagttgtttataaacatgttttccttcgtttttcttcatcttcacttcttttgttcatgccctaacctttaaacTTGATaaaccagtggcaggcatgctacttttttataagcagacaaactcgagtagcctatgcagccgtaggtgttggtgtagaactttgcaaagttgttagccatagggttggcagccgaatgccttacttacagaagcagacaagtccgcgtaaccactaggttgttaaccttgacttttttcaattccgtaggttgcgtagcaagtatcacaacactttaggacttggtgtaggttgttccgcgtttggcagaggtgaagcttatcgactacgtagc
Protein-coding regions in this window:
- the LOC126590955 gene encoding ras-related protein RABA1f-like; translated protein: MAYRADDDYDYLFKVVLIGDSGVGKSNLLSRFTRNEFSLESKSTIGVEFATRSIHVDEKIVKAQIWDTAGQERYRAITSAYYRGAVGALLVYDVTRHVTFENVERWLKELRDHTDSNIVIMLVGNKADLRHLRAVSVEDAKAFAERENTFFMETSALESMNVENAFTEVLTQIYHVVCRKALEVGDDPAALPKGQTINVGNKDDVSAVKKDSCCSA